Proteins from a genomic interval of Medicago truncatula cultivar Jemalong A17 chromosome 3, MtrunA17r5.0-ANR, whole genome shotgun sequence:
- the LOC25491090 gene encoding disease resistance protein UNI isoform X4: MVSIPTDLAKTYLKELIDGGIARSRYICCFTCISKEYEEEKVSLKVGRETVGQRVKLATDRGDIIQKNVHYWEEQADQLGQEDTKTKKKWLFGLCPNYIWRYKRGKELANKMENIKKLVETGPKLEIGLQSRLPDVERHSSEYYISFKSRELKRKELLESLKDENNYITGLQGMGGIGKTTLAKEVGKALKQSNQFDLVIDATVSFKPNIRKIQDEIAGSLRLELRDISESDRPRMLWKRLTNGDKILLILDDVWEKIDFDGIGIPHSDNHKGCRVLLTTCNLRVCDINVCRRTIQLEILSEEDAWIMFKRYASISDDMSRSFLHKARAISNECKRLPLAISVIASSLRGEHDVAEWDEALKSLQKPILVHGVNDNLVKIYKCYKFGYDNMKDEKAKRLFLLCSVFREDEEISIETLTRLAIGVSLLGEDFDSYEDARRQVVVAKNKLLHSCLLLETNERSVVKMHDLVRDVAQMIANKEIQAVNLSNKKQKSLIEREKNIKYLLCESKLMDVFSGTIDGSKLEILIVDVDKGDHVDIPISFFENIAGIRVLHLSYQDQPTIPLMQSIESLTNIRSLLFGRVDLGDISILGKLRSLETLDLVWCKIAELPHEITNLKKLKLLNLEFCEVRKNNPFEVIKSCSSLEELYFLHSFNNFCREISLPALQRYRVCRGSVPMNDSLSKCVDFEGDGNGDFFSEATFKYLMQTAEVLQLSGIEKQWINLMPGIVPIDKGMNDLVEFRLIYDLKLQCLIDTKHIGSQLPNVFSLLVVLHLCEIQNLKVLCNGPLSSDSLKSLEELSIQSCKSLQSLFTCKLNLCNLKTITLEACPMLVSIFQLTTSQNLVLLEELRIIDCEQLENIITFDQGVKDSEDIIDGDNGMNMIDNSMFPKLKVLDMERCPLLEFIFPFFSAQDLLVHGTINISSCANLKYIFGQYQDVQLGSIKEPQLHEMPNFKGIFPEHHRTMSLSKDGCKAQKELDPVKCKCFSLSRICCYGRKPRSTSTEIPLASDDQLQDHSIATVIQSLKETKDNCRSGNTVTTILSNNLETRIKQKGKIHVEEGTTSTIANTITSSTTVVKRNIKEGDKLANAKNITSSTPSETVSSSSGGIAPSERKTSSQEHGDGQIAISSLPISITKPPTTQDVDVENLQETSKTNDHQASPNNVDVVKVSSITEEQFPELIRVSESKPSSSKSIPLPLAFQTPSMLSQGNTSQIVEDLSSLLPKRELEKLVSEKHLDCENLSLLTDFLDNNPSVLLRDTSLSNRYKSYSYNCLAELLKFLQNHSVLDVLGSSRSEFDELLQDVRRCGFDKDWLDGVEKRALFSDIQFSQVALQKLLDSQQHVNNKVEATHLKINILTEFVEDLKHQLTSSEADLETLILQKAQLLENKAILSSPLGY; encoded by the exons ATGGTGAGTATCCCGACTGATTTGGCGAAGACATATCTGAAGGAGTTGATAGATGGAGGCATAGCAAGATCACGTTATATATGTTGCTTCACATGCATTTCTAAggaatatgaagaagaaaaggttAGCTTGAAAGTCGGAAGAGAAACGGTGGGACAACGTGTTAAACTGGCAACTGATAGAGGagatattattcaaaaaaatgtcCACTATTGGGAAGAGCAAGCTGATCAACTCGGTCAAGAGgataccaaaacaaaaaagaaatggtTATTTGGACTTTGTCCTAATTATATCTGGCGATATAAAAGGGGAAAGGAACTTGCAAATAAGATGGAGAATATTAAAAAACTTGTTGAAACAGGACCCAAACTTGAAATTGGACTCCAGTCACGTCTCCCAGATGTTGAGCGTCATTCTTCTGAATACTACATTTCTTTCAAAAGTAGAGAGTTGAAACGTAAAGAACTTTTGGAATCACTGAAAGATGAAAACAACTACATAACCGGGTTGCAAGGTATGGGAGGCATCGGTAAAACTACATTAGCCAAAGAAGTGGGTAAAGCACTTAAACAGTCCAATCAATTCGATCTTGTCATTGATGCAACAGTGTCATTTAAGCCTAATATAAGAAAGATACAAGATGAAATTGCTGGATCCCTAAGATTGGAATTGAGGGACATCAGTGAATCAGACCGACCTAGAATGTTGTGGAAGAGATTAACTAATGGTGACAAAATTCTTCTAATATTAGATGATGTGtgggaaaaaattgattttgatggcATAGGGATTCCACATAGTGATAATCACAAAGGCTGCAGAGTTCTTTTAACTACATGCAATTTGCGGGTATGCGATATTAATGTTTGTCGAAGAACAATTCAATTGGAAATCTTATCTGAAGAAGATGCATGGATCATGTTCAAAAGATATGCTTCTATAAGTGATGATATGTCTAGAAGTTTTCTTCACAAGGCACGTGCTATTTCAAATGAATGCAAAAGATTACCACTAGCAATATCAGTTATCGCCAGCAGTTTAAGGGGCGAACATGATGTAGCAGAGTGGGATGAGGCCTTAAAGTCATTGCAGAAACCTATATTAGTGCATGGTGTTAATGATAATTTGGTTAAAATTTACAAATGCTACAAGTTTGGCTACGATAATATGAAGGATGAAAAAGCCAAGAGATTGTTCCTCTTATGTTCTGTATTTCGAGAAGATGAGGAAATTTCTATTGAAACGCTAACCAGACTTGCCATAGGAGTGAGCCTTTTGGGGGAAGATTTTGATAGCTACGAAGATGCTCGAAGGCAAGTAGTTGTAGCGAAAAACAAGCTCCTACATTCTTGTTTATTGTTGGAAACCAATGAAAGGAGTGTTGTGAAAATGCACGACTTGGTGCGCGATGTGGCCCAAATGATAGCGAACAAAGAGATTCAAGCAGTAAATctatcaaacaaaaaacaaaagtcactgattgaaagagagaaaaatattaaatatttgctATGTGAAAGCAAGCTAATGGATGTATTTTCGGGTACAATTGATGGTTCTAAACTTGAGATTCTAATCGTCGATGTGGATAAAGGTGACCATGTGGACATCCCTATTTCATTCTTTGAAAATATTGCAGGGATTCGTGTTTTGCATTTATCGTACCAAGATCAACCAACTATACCATTAATGCAGTCAATCGAGTCATTGACGAATATTCGAtctttattgtttggaagggtTGATTTAGGTGATATTTCTATTTTGGGAAAACTCCGAAGTCTTGAAACTCTTGATTTGGTTTGGTGTAAAATTGCTGAATTACCACATGAAATTACGAATCTTAAGAAACTTAAATTGTTGAACTTGGAATTTTGTGAAGTTCGGAAGAACAATCCATTTGAAGTTATCAAAAGTTGCTCATCACTTGAAGAGTTGTATTTTCTTCatagttttaacaatttttgtcGAGAAATAAGCTTACCTGCATTGCAAAGGTATCGTGTTTGTAGGGGATCAGTTCCAATGAATGATTCACTATCAAAATGTGTGGATTTTGAAGGCGATGGGAATGGAGATTTTTTCTCGGAAGCAACATTTAAGTACCTGATGCAAACTGCAGAGGTTCTTCAGCTAAGTGGAATTGAGAAGCAATGGATAAATCTTATGCCTGGTATCGTCCCTATTGACAAAGGTATGAATGACCTAGTTGAGTTTCGTTTGATATATGATTTGAAACTGCAATGCCTCATTGACACTAAGCATATTGGTTCTCAACTACCAAATGTTTTCTCTTTGTTGGTTGTGCTACATCTTTgtgaaattcaaaatttaaaggtACTATGCAATGGTCCCCTTTCCTCTGACTCTCTAAAGAGTTTAGAAGAACTATCCATTCAGAGTTGTAAAAGTTTGCAAAGCTTATTCACCTGCAAGCTAAACCTTTGCAATTTGAAGACCATAACATTGGAGGCATGTCCAATGTTGGTTTCCATATTCCAATTAACGACTTCTCAAAATCTCGTGCTACTAGAGGAATTGAGAATAATTGATTGTGAACAATTGGAAAACATTATAACATTTGACCAAGGAGTAAAGGACTCGGAAGACATAATTGATGGGGACAATGGTATGAATATGATTGACAACTCAATGTTTCCAAAGCTGAAAGTTCTTGATATGGAAAGATGTCCCCTATTGGAATTTATATTTCCATTCTTCTCTGCTCAAGATCTTTTAGTACATGGAACCATCAACATATCCTCTTGTGCTAACTTGAAATACATATTTGGTCAATACCAAGATGTTCAACTTGGTTCCATTAAAGAACCGCAGCTCCATGAGATGCCAAATTTCAAAGGTATTTTTCCAGAACATCATCGTACGATGTCTCTGTCCAAAGATGGTTGCAAGGCACAAAAAGAATTGGATCCTGTAAAATGCAAATGCTTCTCTTTGTCTCGTATATGTTGTTATGGACGTAAACCGAGGAGTACAAGTACAGAAATTCCACTGGCTTCTGATGATCAACTGCAAGACCACTCCATCGCAACG gtTATACAGAGTCTGAAAGAAACAAAGGACAACTGTAGATCTGGAAACACTGTAACAACAATTTTGTCCAATAATTTAGAAACAAGGATCAAACAGAAG GGTAAGATACATGTTGAAGAGGGAACTACATCAACAATTGCAAACACAATAACATCGTCAACAACA GTTGTAAAGAGAAATATTAAAGAAGGAGATAAATTAGCTAATGCTAAGAATATAACATCTTCAACTCCTTCAGAAACAGTTAGTTCATCATCAGGTGGAATAGCTCCTTCCGAGCGTAAAACATCTTCACAG gaaCATGGCGATGGCCAAATAGCCATATCTTCTCTTCCAATTTCCATAACAAAGCCTCCTACTACTcaagatgttgatgttgaaaacTTGCAGGAAACTAGTAAGACTAATGATCATCAAG CTTCTCCCAATAATGTTGATGTCGTGAAAGTAAGCTCAATAACTGAGGAACAGTTTCCTGAACTTATAAGAGTTTCAGAATCGAAGCCTTCTTCTAGCAAAAGTATTCCTTTACCTCTTGCATTTCAGACTCCTTCAATGCTATCCCAAG GGAACACTTCTCAAATAGTAGAAGATTTAAGTTCTTTGCTTCCCAAGAGGGAACTTGAGAAACTAGTTTCTGAGAAGCATTTGGACTGTGAGAACTTGTCTTTGTTGACTGATTTTCTTGATAACAATCCTTCTGTTCTTTTGAGGGACACTTCACTGAGTAATAGATACAAGAGTTATTCCTACAACTGTCTTGCTGAGCTATTGAAATTCCTCCAAAACCATAGTGTGTTGGATGTGTTAGGTTCAAGCCGCTCTGAGTTTGATGAGTTATTACAAGATGTACGCAGATGTGGTTTTGATAAAGATTGGTTGGATGGTGTTGAAAAACGTGCTTTGTTTTCTGATATACAATTCTCTCAAGTTGCATTACAAAAACTATTGGATTCCCAGCAACATGTCAACAACAAAGTTGAAGCGACGCACTTGAAGATAAATATTTTAACTGAATTTGTGGAAGATCTTAAGCATCAATTAACATCTTCAGAAGCTGATTTGGAGACTCTCATTCTACAGAAGGCACAACTTTTAGAAAATAAGGCTATTTTAAGTTCCCCTCTTGGTTACTAG
- the LOC25491090 gene encoding disease resistance protein UNI isoform X3, translated as MVSIPTDLAKTYLKELIDGGIARSRYICCFTCISKEYEEEKVSLKVGRETVGQRVKLATDRGDIIQKNVHYWEEQADQLGQEDTKTKKKWLFGLCPNYIWRYKRGKELANKMENIKKLVETGPKLEIGLQSRLPDVERHSSEYYISFKSRELKRKELLESLKDENNYITGLQGMGGIGKTTLAKEVGKALKQSNQFDLVIDATVSFKPNIRKIQDEIAGSLRLELRDISESDRPRMLWKRLTNGDKILLILDDVWEKIDFDGIGIPHSDNHKGCRVLLTTCNLRVCDINVCRRTIQLEILSEEDAWIMFKRYASISDDMSRSFLHKARAISNECKRLPLAISVIASSLRGEHDVAEWDEALKSLQKPILVHGVNDNLVKIYKCYKFGYDNMKDEKAKRLFLLCSVFREDEEISIETLTRLAIGVSLLGEDFDSYEDARRQVVVAKNKLLHSCLLLETNERSVVKMHDLVRDVAQMIANKEIQAVNLSNKKQKSLIEREKNIKYLLCESKLMDVFSGTIDGSKLEILIVDVDKGDHVDIPISFFENIAGIRVLHLSYQDQPTIPLMQSIESLTNIRSLLFGRVDLGDISILGKLRSLETLDLVWCKIAELPHEITNLKKLKLLNLEFCEVRKNNPFEVIKSCSSLEELYFLHSFNNFCREISLPALQRYRVCRGSVPMNDSLSKCVDFEGDGNGDFFSEATFKYLMQTAEVLQLSGIEKQWINLMPGIVPIDKGMNDLVEFRLIYDLKLQCLIDTKHIGSQLPNVFSLLVVLHLCEIQNLKVLCNGPLSSDSLKSLEELSIQSCKSLQSLFTCKLNLCNLKTITLEACPMLVSIFQLTTSQNLVLLEELRIIDCEQLENIITFDQGVKDSEDIIDGDNGMNMIDNSMFPKLKVLDMERCPLLEFIFPFFSAQDLLVHGTINISSCANLKYIFGQYQDVQLGSIKEPQLHEMPNFKGIFPEHHRTMSLSKDGCKAQKELDPVKCKCFSLSRICCYGRKPRSTSTEIPLASDDQLQDHSIATVIQSLKETKDNCRSGNTVTTILSNNLETRIKQKGKIHVEEGTTSTIANTITSSTTEVLNQQLTGQQHPLGESHTTVKISQGNNVVKRNIKEGDKLANAKNITSSTPSETVSSSSGGIAPSERKTSSQEHGDGQIAISSLPISITKPPTTQDVDVENLQETSKTNDHQASPNNVDVVKVSSITEEQFPELIRVSESKPSSSKSIPLPLAFQTPSMLSQGNTSQIVEDLSSLLPKRELEKLVSEKHLDCENLSLLTDFLDNNPSVLLRDTSLSNRYKSYSYNCLAELLKFLQNHSVLDVLGSSRSEFDELLQDVRRCGFDKDWLDGVEKRALFSDIQFSQVALQKLLDSQQHVNNKVEATHLKINILTEFVEDLKHQLTSSEADLETLILQKAQLLENKAILSSPLGY; from the exons ATGGTGAGTATCCCGACTGATTTGGCGAAGACATATCTGAAGGAGTTGATAGATGGAGGCATAGCAAGATCACGTTATATATGTTGCTTCACATGCATTTCTAAggaatatgaagaagaaaaggttAGCTTGAAAGTCGGAAGAGAAACGGTGGGACAACGTGTTAAACTGGCAACTGATAGAGGagatattattcaaaaaaatgtcCACTATTGGGAAGAGCAAGCTGATCAACTCGGTCAAGAGgataccaaaacaaaaaagaaatggtTATTTGGACTTTGTCCTAATTATATCTGGCGATATAAAAGGGGAAAGGAACTTGCAAATAAGATGGAGAATATTAAAAAACTTGTTGAAACAGGACCCAAACTTGAAATTGGACTCCAGTCACGTCTCCCAGATGTTGAGCGTCATTCTTCTGAATACTACATTTCTTTCAAAAGTAGAGAGTTGAAACGTAAAGAACTTTTGGAATCACTGAAAGATGAAAACAACTACATAACCGGGTTGCAAGGTATGGGAGGCATCGGTAAAACTACATTAGCCAAAGAAGTGGGTAAAGCACTTAAACAGTCCAATCAATTCGATCTTGTCATTGATGCAACAGTGTCATTTAAGCCTAATATAAGAAAGATACAAGATGAAATTGCTGGATCCCTAAGATTGGAATTGAGGGACATCAGTGAATCAGACCGACCTAGAATGTTGTGGAAGAGATTAACTAATGGTGACAAAATTCTTCTAATATTAGATGATGTGtgggaaaaaattgattttgatggcATAGGGATTCCACATAGTGATAATCACAAAGGCTGCAGAGTTCTTTTAACTACATGCAATTTGCGGGTATGCGATATTAATGTTTGTCGAAGAACAATTCAATTGGAAATCTTATCTGAAGAAGATGCATGGATCATGTTCAAAAGATATGCTTCTATAAGTGATGATATGTCTAGAAGTTTTCTTCACAAGGCACGTGCTATTTCAAATGAATGCAAAAGATTACCACTAGCAATATCAGTTATCGCCAGCAGTTTAAGGGGCGAACATGATGTAGCAGAGTGGGATGAGGCCTTAAAGTCATTGCAGAAACCTATATTAGTGCATGGTGTTAATGATAATTTGGTTAAAATTTACAAATGCTACAAGTTTGGCTACGATAATATGAAGGATGAAAAAGCCAAGAGATTGTTCCTCTTATGTTCTGTATTTCGAGAAGATGAGGAAATTTCTATTGAAACGCTAACCAGACTTGCCATAGGAGTGAGCCTTTTGGGGGAAGATTTTGATAGCTACGAAGATGCTCGAAGGCAAGTAGTTGTAGCGAAAAACAAGCTCCTACATTCTTGTTTATTGTTGGAAACCAATGAAAGGAGTGTTGTGAAAATGCACGACTTGGTGCGCGATGTGGCCCAAATGATAGCGAACAAAGAGATTCAAGCAGTAAATctatcaaacaaaaaacaaaagtcactgattgaaagagagaaaaatattaaatatttgctATGTGAAAGCAAGCTAATGGATGTATTTTCGGGTACAATTGATGGTTCTAAACTTGAGATTCTAATCGTCGATGTGGATAAAGGTGACCATGTGGACATCCCTATTTCATTCTTTGAAAATATTGCAGGGATTCGTGTTTTGCATTTATCGTACCAAGATCAACCAACTATACCATTAATGCAGTCAATCGAGTCATTGACGAATATTCGAtctttattgtttggaagggtTGATTTAGGTGATATTTCTATTTTGGGAAAACTCCGAAGTCTTGAAACTCTTGATTTGGTTTGGTGTAAAATTGCTGAATTACCACATGAAATTACGAATCTTAAGAAACTTAAATTGTTGAACTTGGAATTTTGTGAAGTTCGGAAGAACAATCCATTTGAAGTTATCAAAAGTTGCTCATCACTTGAAGAGTTGTATTTTCTTCatagttttaacaatttttgtcGAGAAATAAGCTTACCTGCATTGCAAAGGTATCGTGTTTGTAGGGGATCAGTTCCAATGAATGATTCACTATCAAAATGTGTGGATTTTGAAGGCGATGGGAATGGAGATTTTTTCTCGGAAGCAACATTTAAGTACCTGATGCAAACTGCAGAGGTTCTTCAGCTAAGTGGAATTGAGAAGCAATGGATAAATCTTATGCCTGGTATCGTCCCTATTGACAAAGGTATGAATGACCTAGTTGAGTTTCGTTTGATATATGATTTGAAACTGCAATGCCTCATTGACACTAAGCATATTGGTTCTCAACTACCAAATGTTTTCTCTTTGTTGGTTGTGCTACATCTTTgtgaaattcaaaatttaaaggtACTATGCAATGGTCCCCTTTCCTCTGACTCTCTAAAGAGTTTAGAAGAACTATCCATTCAGAGTTGTAAAAGTTTGCAAAGCTTATTCACCTGCAAGCTAAACCTTTGCAATTTGAAGACCATAACATTGGAGGCATGTCCAATGTTGGTTTCCATATTCCAATTAACGACTTCTCAAAATCTCGTGCTACTAGAGGAATTGAGAATAATTGATTGTGAACAATTGGAAAACATTATAACATTTGACCAAGGAGTAAAGGACTCGGAAGACATAATTGATGGGGACAATGGTATGAATATGATTGACAACTCAATGTTTCCAAAGCTGAAAGTTCTTGATATGGAAAGATGTCCCCTATTGGAATTTATATTTCCATTCTTCTCTGCTCAAGATCTTTTAGTACATGGAACCATCAACATATCCTCTTGTGCTAACTTGAAATACATATTTGGTCAATACCAAGATGTTCAACTTGGTTCCATTAAAGAACCGCAGCTCCATGAGATGCCAAATTTCAAAGGTATTTTTCCAGAACATCATCGTACGATGTCTCTGTCCAAAGATGGTTGCAAGGCACAAAAAGAATTGGATCCTGTAAAATGCAAATGCTTCTCTTTGTCTCGTATATGTTGTTATGGACGTAAACCGAGGAGTACAAGTACAGAAATTCCACTGGCTTCTGATGATCAACTGCAAGACCACTCCATCGCAACG gtTATACAGAGTCTGAAAGAAACAAAGGACAACTGTAGATCTGGAAACACTGTAACAACAATTTTGTCCAATAATTTAGAAACAAGGATCAAACAGAAG GGTAAGATACATGTTGAAGAGGGAACTACATCAACAATTGCAAACACAATAACATCGTCAACAACA GAGGTGTTGAATCAACAATTAACAGGTCAACAACATCCACTTGGAGAATCTCATACTACAGTCAAAATTTCTCAGGGAAATAAT GTTGTAAAGAGAAATATTAAAGAAGGAGATAAATTAGCTAATGCTAAGAATATAACATCTTCAACTCCTTCAGAAACAGTTAGTTCATCATCAGGTGGAATAGCTCCTTCCGAGCGTAAAACATCTTCACAG gaaCATGGCGATGGCCAAATAGCCATATCTTCTCTTCCAATTTCCATAACAAAGCCTCCTACTACTcaagatgttgatgttgaaaacTTGCAGGAAACTAGTAAGACTAATGATCATCAAG CTTCTCCCAATAATGTTGATGTCGTGAAAGTAAGCTCAATAACTGAGGAACAGTTTCCTGAACTTATAAGAGTTTCAGAATCGAAGCCTTCTTCTAGCAAAAGTATTCCTTTACCTCTTGCATTTCAGACTCCTTCAATGCTATCCCAAG GGAACACTTCTCAAATAGTAGAAGATTTAAGTTCTTTGCTTCCCAAGAGGGAACTTGAGAAACTAGTTTCTGAGAAGCATTTGGACTGTGAGAACTTGTCTTTGTTGACTGATTTTCTTGATAACAATCCTTCTGTTCTTTTGAGGGACACTTCACTGAGTAATAGATACAAGAGTTATTCCTACAACTGTCTTGCTGAGCTATTGAAATTCCTCCAAAACCATAGTGTGTTGGATGTGTTAGGTTCAAGCCGCTCTGAGTTTGATGAGTTATTACAAGATGTACGCAGATGTGGTTTTGATAAAGATTGGTTGGATGGTGTTGAAAAACGTGCTTTGTTTTCTGATATACAATTCTCTCAAGTTGCATTACAAAAACTATTGGATTCCCAGCAACATGTCAACAACAAAGTTGAAGCGACGCACTTGAAGATAAATATTTTAACTGAATTTGTGGAAGATCTTAAGCATCAATTAACATCTTCAGAAGCTGATTTGGAGACTCTCATTCTACAGAAGGCACAACTTTTAGAAAATAAGGCTATTTTAAGTTCCCCTCTTGGTTACTAG